In one window of bacterium DNA:
- a CDS encoding prohibitin family protein has translation MADHIDKLMYTFVVEDVLKGFFVNVPPGYVACVYDLGRGVLKKVLTPGLHFKIPFWQRAKLFNTQTLEYTIQHGFSLERSAALGDQSVKAITTDGDTISIEGTVLLRLDQEQIPTIWQAIGEDFVEKIIRPTIRSRFRMIASRYTMQDILSTKRDAVELDMRDELSRIFLPRGIIVENVLLSEIGRGER, from the coding sequence ATGGCCGACCACATTGACAAGCTCATGTACACGTTCGTCGTGGAGGACGTCCTCAAGGGTTTTTTTGTGAACGTTCCACCCGGGTACGTCGCATGCGTCTACGACCTCGGTCGTGGCGTGCTCAAGAAGGTCCTGACGCCCGGGCTCCACTTCAAGATTCCATTCTGGCAGCGCGCGAAGCTCTTCAACACGCAGACGCTCGAGTACACCATCCAGCACGGGTTCTCACTTGAACGATCCGCCGCGCTCGGCGACCAGTCGGTGAAGGCGATAACGACCGACGGTGATACGATCTCCATCGAGGGGACGGTGCTCCTCCGGTTGGATCAGGAGCAGATTCCCACCATCTGGCAGGCGATCGGTGAGGATTTCGTCGAGAAGATCATCCGTCCGACGATCCGGAGCCGCTTCCGGATGATCGCGTCGCGCTACACGATGCAAGATATCCTTTCGACGAAGCGCGATGCCGTGGAGCTCGACATGCGCGATGAGCTCTCGCGCATCTTCCTCCCACGCGGCATCATCGTGGAGAACGTCCTCCTCTCGGAGATCGGTCGAGGAGAGCGATAA